The genomic window TGGTGCCACCACCCCGGAGCTCAGAAGCTCAGCCATGCCCCTGCGGGGGTTGGTCCTCTGGATCTCGCAAAGCTCGGGCAAGAACACACCTGTCGGAGAGTTGAACAAAAAGCTGATCAGCAAATGATTTATAACAAGTGAGGAATCGGATGTGAAATGCCTCCATTATTTAGATTAATGAAGGCTAGGTGCTGGTTAATGTTTGGATTGGTTTATCTCACCTTCACCGGCGGCCAGATTGAAGTAGAGGTCGACGATGTTGGGGCAGTTGCCGTAGCACTCCGCAGAGCAGAGCTTGGCTGTGAACTGAGGCTCCATGAGCGAGTCGGAGGAGATCCCAACCGAGTTCCGGTCGACGCCGCAGAGCCTCACGCACTCATCGGTTTCGATCCACTCGGTCATCTTCTCCACCACCACCTCGGAGGTCCGGCATTGGAACTCGGTCGAACCATCTCCGAGCACAAACTTCTCGAGCACGCAGCGCTTTCCGGCGGACGAGATCGCGAAGGCGCAGACATCCTGAGGCAGATCCTCAC from Nymphaea colorata isolate Beijing-Zhang1983 chromosome 6, ASM883128v2, whole genome shotgun sequence includes these protein-coding regions:
- the LOC116256265 gene encoding uncharacterized protein LOC116256265 encodes the protein MASSSLSLRFSFLVALSLALHCAFGAIVCEDLPQDVCAFAISSAGKRCVLEKFVLGDGSTEFQCRTSEVVVEKMTEWIETDECVRLCGVDRNSVGISSDSLMEPQFTAKLCSAECYGNCPNIVDLYFNLAAGEGVFLPELCEIQRTNPRRGMAELLSSGVVAPAPESDASPLAAAPASI